A region of Paraburkholderia sp. BL23I1N1 DNA encodes the following proteins:
- a CDS encoding DUF2867 domain-containing protein translates to MTKARAVPMPSDSVLAPLYAGADLSDAFAIRLPAEASDDLEALARIVFERQAWWIRALLRVRDIVMVTVSVKSSHAVGLAGAARGPVIGFFPLLSKSATELVVGADDRHLDFRVTIQLRADAANGRELLAGTVVHCHNRLGRIYLATIAPFHRVIMRANLERAAREMRT, encoded by the coding sequence ATGACCAAAGCGCGCGCCGTGCCCATGCCTAGCGACAGCGTGCTTGCGCCGCTCTACGCGGGCGCAGACCTTTCAGACGCCTTTGCAATTCGACTGCCGGCAGAGGCCAGCGATGATCTGGAGGCGCTGGCACGCATCGTGTTCGAGCGGCAGGCGTGGTGGATTCGTGCACTCTTGCGTGTCCGCGATATAGTGATGGTGACAGTCAGCGTCAAATCGTCTCACGCCGTCGGTCTTGCTGGAGCAGCGCGTGGGCCAGTTATCGGCTTCTTTCCGCTGCTGTCAAAGAGTGCGACGGAGTTGGTCGTGGGCGCGGATGACCGGCATCTCGACTTCCGCGTCACCATCCAACTTCGCGCCGATGCGGCAAATGGGCGCGAGCTGCTCGCGGGGACAGTGGTGCATTGCCATAACAGACTGGGACGTATCTATCTTGCGACGATTGCGCCGTTTCATCGCGTGATCATGCGGGCGAATTTGGAACGGGCGGCCAGAGAAATGAGGACTTGA
- a CDS encoding DEAD/DEAH box helicase encodes MSAFVNVLSGGLNAQQVSGGVMQLWDTFFLVVPLVSTTFASFPRLFAGVGREQLAWLLIDEAGQAAPQQAVGAIWRARRSIIVGDPLQLEPVVGVREELMQPLLQRSFSENHWAPPAASAQTLADRANRYGMLLGNPDSDSRVWLGSPLLVHRRCLDLMFKIANSIAYHNKMVYGAEEDAGPEGIGRSRWIDVPAEFSEGHWVEAQASVALDLIHAITGGTLKQKGQFKAYVVTPFKTVSDKSCELLSTRYGEASKGMAGTVHTFQGKEAEHVIFLLGGNPKTPGVIASFAGAKPNLVNVAVTRAKRRLYVVGDLAYWTGPSDLHRIFTRMAEELDVGYRESDLKPVGSQFGAGMLTSGHDA; translated from the coding sequence TTGAGTGCGTTCGTTAACGTTCTTAGTGGCGGTCTGAATGCTCAGCAGGTTTCGGGCGGTGTCATGCAGCTTTGGGATACCTTCTTCCTGGTTGTACCTTTGGTATCAACTACCTTTGCATCGTTCCCACGACTCTTTGCGGGTGTAGGTCGTGAGCAACTCGCGTGGCTTTTAATCGATGAAGCCGGGCAGGCCGCTCCGCAACAGGCTGTGGGTGCAATATGGCGTGCGAGACGCTCGATCATCGTTGGCGACCCGCTTCAGCTCGAACCGGTTGTGGGTGTGCGCGAGGAACTGATGCAGCCGTTGTTGCAACGCAGTTTTTCTGAGAACCATTGGGCGCCGCCTGCAGCATCTGCTCAAACGTTGGCCGATCGGGCTAACCGCTACGGCATGCTTCTCGGGAATCCGGATTCTGATAGTCGAGTGTGGTTGGGCTCTCCTTTGCTCGTGCACCGACGCTGTCTGGATCTCATGTTCAAAATTGCCAATAGCATCGCCTACCATAACAAAATGGTCTATGGCGCTGAAGAAGATGCAGGTCCTGAAGGCATTGGACGGAGTCGCTGGATTGACGTTCCTGCTGAGTTCTCCGAAGGGCACTGGGTGGAAGCACAGGCATCCGTCGCACTGGATCTCATTCACGCAATCACTGGGGGAACGCTGAAGCAGAAGGGGCAATTTAAGGCCTATGTCGTCACTCCTTTCAAAACTGTCTCGGATAAATCTTGTGAGCTTCTGTCAACGCGTTACGGAGAGGCCAGCAAGGGTATGGCTGGCACGGTACATACGTTCCAAGGCAAGGAAGCGGAGCACGTCATATTCCTGTTGGGAGGTAACCCCAAGACTCCGGGCGTAATCGCGAGCTTCGCCGGCGCAAAGCCGAACCTCGTCAATGTCGCCGTTACGCGCGCCAAACGCAGGCTCTATGTGGTCGGCGATCTTGCCTATTGGACGGGTCCTTCCGACCTTCATCGTATCTTCACCAGAATGGCAGAGGAGCTGGACGTGGGATATCGCGAAAGCGACCTCAAACCTGTCGGGTCGCAGTTCGGGGCAGGGATGTTGACTAGCGGGCACGACGCTTAG
- a CDS encoding TetR/AcrR family transcriptional regulator produces the protein MLTRDQWIAAGFDALDQEGYLGVSAERLARRLNVTRGSFYHHFRSKEDFVRTLLVQWESDYTDRMLAYAAEGRTLDDVLARYLVVAADKRPQREIEIRAWARQDPPVAEYQERVDCTRLSFAISVCRARIDNPVDAELIARVAHLSDRRTAIRPQKSTLRFFSTRANRAYAVGEFAAPESALTLARFDAFEKSVNHQNTPHPVPCRAFRSVSEFWHGCSRCLVGAGYRSRGSYAHGAAREFSAVRAYTASKRAAAFDRFWPTARVQQSAFYDGSEPDRRQSTTDMGGVARPAGVLPSRGIGWLATMPFNRGFDEGSPDFVWLPEPTHQIKGAHDVPVLTDDTI, from the coding sequence ATGTTGACACGAGATCAATGGATTGCTGCTGGGTTCGATGCCCTCGATCAGGAAGGATATCTGGGTGTTTCCGCCGAGCGCCTGGCTCGGCGATTGAATGTGACGCGCGGCTCGTTCTATCATCATTTCCGTAGCAAAGAGGACTTCGTCCGTACCCTGCTCGTGCAATGGGAGTCGGACTACACCGATCGGATGCTCGCGTATGCGGCAGAGGGGCGCACCTTGGATGACGTGCTGGCACGTTACCTGGTGGTGGCCGCCGACAAACGGCCGCAGAGAGAAATCGAAATTCGGGCATGGGCGCGCCAAGACCCACCGGTTGCCGAATACCAGGAGCGGGTGGATTGCACCCGATTGTCATTCGCCATCTCGGTTTGCCGTGCGAGGATAGACAACCCTGTCGATGCGGAACTCATTGCGCGCGTCGCACACCTGTCTGATCGGCGGACAGCAATCAGGCCACAGAAATCAACCCTCCGATTTTTCTCGACTCGCGCGAACCGCGCTTACGCTGTTGGGGAGTTCGCTGCGCCCGAGTCAGCTTTAACCTTGGCGCGCTTCGATGCGTTTGAAAAATCGGTAAATCACCAGAACACACCGCATCCAGTACCATGTCGGGCGTTCCGATCCGTCAGCGAATTTTGGCACGGCTGCTCACGATGCTTAGTCGGGGCCGGCTATCGGTCGCGAGGCTCATATGCACACGGCGCAGCGCGGGAATTTTCGGCGGTTCGGGCTTACACCGCCAGTAAGCGAGCAGCCGCGTTCGACCGGTTCTGGCCGACAGCCCGCGTTCAACAGTCTGCCTTCTACGACGGCTCCGAGCCGGACAGGCGGCAGTCAACGACTGACATGGGAGGCGTGGCCCGGCCTGCCGGGGTACTTCCATCTCGAGGGATAGGCTGGCTAGCCACGATGCCTTTCAATCGCGGCTTCGATGAAGGAAGTCCAGACTTCGTTTGGCTTCCAGAGCCCACGCATCAGATCAAAGGCGCACACGACGTCCCAGTCCTGACGGACGACACGATATAG
- a CDS encoding DJ-1/PfpI family protein — MKQLALITFEQFIDIDLFLMWDILGRNRDDWQVRVLGKQSELRSSNGLLIHTHGRLEEANHADVVLFASGKEGVPAAISDATFMGAFQLDPSRQLIGSICAGAFILARLGLLPEGRATTHPDARAALHAEGVELDDRPFTSSGNVATAGGCLAALYLVGWVVERLFGTQKMLEALRPVLPAGSMASTKGWLYPASSKGARNIVAVDSLRRWTRTEVRHP, encoded by the coding sequence ATGAAGCAACTCGCGCTGATCACCTTTGAGCAGTTCATCGACATCGACCTGTTCTTGATGTGGGATATTCTGGGGCGCAATCGAGACGATTGGCAAGTTCGCGTATTGGGCAAGCAATCGGAACTCCGATCTTCAAATGGTCTGCTGATCCACACACACGGCCGACTCGAAGAGGCCAACCATGCCGATGTTGTGTTATTCGCCAGCGGTAAAGAGGGTGTGCCGGCTGCCATCTCGGACGCAACCTTCATGGGGGCGTTCCAGCTGGATCCAAGCCGTCAGTTGATCGGTTCTATCTGTGCGGGCGCGTTCATTCTTGCGCGGCTGGGCTTGCTTCCGGAAGGCCGAGCGACAACACATCCTGATGCGCGAGCGGCCCTGCACGCAGAAGGCGTGGAATTGGACGACAGGCCGTTCACGAGCAGTGGCAATGTCGCGACGGCTGGCGGATGTCTTGCCGCACTCTATCTGGTCGGCTGGGTTGTCGAACGCCTGTTCGGTACACAGAAAATGCTGGAGGCATTACGGCCGGTATTGCCTGCGGGCAGTATGGCATCTACGAAGGGCTGGTTGTATCCAGCATCGAGCAAGGGGGCACGCAATATCGTGGCCGTTGATTCTTTGCGGCGTTGGACAAGGACTGAGGTGAGGCACCCATGA
- a CDS encoding lipocalin-like domain-containing protein: MTGHYAELHGCWRLISFNTQLQDSNECTQPWGADPSGYLIFSSDGRMMVLVTAKTREPGNTDEKTAARFRTMMAYTGRNRIDDDRFIATIDSSWNEAWNGSEQERYYELAGDTLEVSTAWMPNPLVPGNPIGRGVLVFIRE; this comes from the coding sequence ATGACTGGGCACTACGCTGAACTCCACGGTTGCTGGCGGCTGATCTCTTTCAATACCCAGCTTCAGGATTCAAACGAATGCACTCAACCTTGGGGCGCCGACCCGAGCGGGTACCTTATCTTCAGCTCTGATGGGCGAATGATGGTACTGGTTACCGCAAAGACGCGGGAGCCAGGAAACACAGATGAGAAGACGGCGGCACGCTTCCGTACCATGATGGCCTATACAGGTCGGAATCGGATAGATGACGACAGGTTCATTGCAACGATTGACTCGTCTTGGAATGAGGCCTGGAACGGCAGTGAGCAGGAACGATACTACGAGCTTGCTGGAGACACGCTCGAAGTCAGCACTGCCTGGATGCCGAATCCATTGGTGCCAGGAAATCCAATTGGAAGGGGTGTTCTCGTCTTTATACGCGAGTAG